From Quercus lobata isolate SW786 chromosome 1, ValleyOak3.0 Primary Assembly, whole genome shotgun sequence, one genomic window encodes:
- the LOC115993665 gene encoding palmitoyl-acyl carrier protein thioesterase, chloroplastic-like, producing the protein MAAFSYPSYLIRASSNTDSHDQNKQKLNNIRINGTSSMSSMKPDTLSQPAGVASTYNSFTSVNGNSITTEELRQNIPTKKRSVDPHRQGLIIEGGVGYRQTVVIRSYEVGPDKTATLESILNLLQETALNHVWMSGLLSNGFGATHGMVRNNLIWVVSRMQVQVDHYPIWGEVVEIDTWVGASGKNGMRRDWLVRSQATGHVFACAISTWVMMNQETRRLSKMPEEVRAEISPWFIDKQAIKKDCPEKIVKLDSKARNMDSNLKVKRIDLDMNHHVNNVNYVRWMLETIPDEILESHKLSTIILEYRRECGNSDIVQSLCNPDEGGILEDGLKHKNGISLNGFSLASEILEGSGLLCNFEKVSLRYTYLLQVKGERGNEEIVRGRTTWKRKMPSKPFTT; encoded by the exons ATGGCTGCTTTCTCATATCCATCCTATCTTATAAGGGCATCTTCCAATACAGATAGCCATGACCAAAACAAGCAAAAGCTAAACAACATAAGAATTAATGGAACTTCTAGTATGTCCTCCATGAAGCCTGATACACTGAGCCAACCTGCTGGAGTTGCAAGCACATACAATTCATTTACTTCTGTTAACGGAAATAGCATCACCACAGAAGAGCTTCGCCAAAATATTCCAACAAAGAAGCGATCTGTGGATCCTCATCGCCAAGGGCTCATCATTGAAGGAGGTGTCGGGTACAGGCAGACTGTTGTCATAAGGTCCTATGAAGTTGGTCCTGATAAAACTGCAACTCTTGAGAGCATCCTCAATCTTCTTCAg GAAACAGCATTAAATCATGTATGGATGTCTGGTCTTTTGAGCAATGGATTTGGTGCCACACACGGAATGGTGAGGAACAATCTTATATGGGTTGTCTCAAGGATGCAAGTTCAAGTGGATCACTATCCAATTTG GGGAGAGGTAGTGGAAATTGATACATGGGTTGGAGCATCAGGGAAAAATGGAATGCGACGAGATTGGCTTGTCAGAAGTCAAGCCACAGGCCATGTTTTTGCCTGTGCCATCAG CACCTGGGTGATGATGAACCAGGAAACAAGGCGCCTCTCAAAAATGCCAGAAGAAGTGAGGGCTGAAATATCACCCTGGTTCATAGACAAGCAAGCAATCAAAAAGGATTGTCCAGAAAAAATTGTTAAGTTGGATAGTAAAGCAAGAAATATGGACTCCAATTTGAAG GTCAAGAGAATTGATTTGGACATGAACCACCATGTAAACAATGTGAATTACGTAAGGTGGATGCTTGAG aCCATCCCCGATGAGATCTTGGAGTCTCACAAACTGTCCACTATCATACTAGAATATAGAAGGGAATGTGGAAATTCAGACATAGTTCAGTCCCTTTGCAATCCGGACGAAGGTGGAATTCTTGAGGATGGATTGAAACATAAAAATGGCATTAGTCTAAATGGATTTTCTCTGGCATCAGAAATTCTTGAAGGTAGTGGACTCTTGTGTAACTTTGAGAAAGTATCATTAAGGTATACATATCTCCTCCAAGTTAAAGGTGAGCGTGGAAATGAAGAGATTGTTAGAGGAAGAACCACATGGAAGAGAAAGATGCCCTCCAAGCCTTTCACCACATAG
- the LOC115974687 gene encoding pentatricopeptide repeat-containing protein At1g22960, mitochondrial, whose protein sequence is MTHCVRASKALAFTTVSHPFALKVRFFFPLFSSFHNCPASTTTIGIASTAATISETQYRDLIFDTIEEKPWAFCNNNWVSDQFRAVIVDPELFIRVLDSIRIRPRIALRFFRWVEGQPGFKPSEFAFCAMLEILVKNNLMRSAYWVVERVISVDMHGIVDVLVDGYVGYEVSVKLLDLLLWVYTKKSMIEQCLLVFDKMIANGLLPDVKNCNRILRILRDRNLVTKAREVYRMMGESGIKLTIVSYNTLLDSYCKQGQVQQALELLSEMQRRGCFPNNVTYNVLINGLSKKGELEQAKGLIGEMLKSGLKVSAYTYNPLICGYCKKGLIVEALRFEEEMVIRGVNPTVATYNTLMYGLCMLGSMVDARQRFSDMLKKNVMPDVVSYNTLIYGYCRLGDIREAFLLYSELRWRNLAPTVITYNTLIDGLCRLGDLDVAQQIKNEMVNQGIRADVFTYTILVNGSCKMGNLAMAKDFFDEMLQEGLKPDRFAYTTRIVGELKLGDTLKALSMQEEMLAVGFPPDLITYNVFVNGLCKLGNLEEASDLLQKIVRDGLVPDHVTYTSIIHAHLENGQLRKAKELFNEMLSKGISPSVVTYTVLIHAHAGRGSLELAYMFFLEMKGKGVLPNVITYNALINGLCKVRRMEQAYKIFAEMEEKGILPNKYTYTILISENCNMGNWQESLRLYVEMLDRQIQPDSCTHSALLKQLDKDYRLHAVQYLESLILGSKETSEVRT, encoded by the coding sequence ATGACCCACTGTGTGCGAGCTTCTAAAGCTTTAGCCTTTACTACAGTTTCACACCCTTTTGCTCTCAAGGTAcgttttttcttccctttgtttTCTTCCTTCCATAACTGTCCCGCTAGTACTACAACCATAGGCATAGCTTCTACCGCCGCTACAATCTCTGAGACCCAATACAGAGACCTTATTTTCGATACCATTGAAGAAAAGCCCTGGGCTTTTTGTAACAACAACTGGGTATCTGATCAATTTCGAGCTGTTATTGTTGACCCCGAGTTGTTCATCCGAGTCCTTGATTCGATTCGGATTAGACCCAGAATTGCTTTGCGGTTCTTTCGATGGGTTGAGGGTCAACCGGGGTTTAAGCCGTCTGAGTTTGCGTTTTGTGCTATGCTTGAAATACTTGTGAAGAATAATTTGATGAGGTCGGCTTATTGGGTGGTGGAGAGGGTTATTAGTGTAGATATGCATGGAATTGTGGATGTTTTGGTTGATGGGTATGTTGGCTATGAGGTTTCGGTTAAGCTTCTCGATCTTTTGTTATGGGTTTATACGAAGAAATCCATGATTGAGCAATGCTTGTTGGTTTTTGATAAGATGATTGCAAATGGGTTGTTGCCGGATGTCAAAAATTGTAATAGGATTCTTAGGATACTTAGGGATAGAAATCTTGTAACTAAAGCTAGAGAGGTTTATAGAATGATGGGGGAGAGTGGGATTAAGCTGACGATTGTTTCTTATAATACTTTGTTGGATTCGTATTGCAAGCAAGGGCAAGTGCAGCAAGCACTCGAGCTTTTGTCCGAGATGCAAAGGAGAGGGTGCTTTCCGAATAATGTGACCTATAATGTGCTGATTAATGGGTTGTCAAAGAAAGGGGAGTTAGAGCAGGCCAAGGGGCTGATTGGGGAGATGTTGAAATCAGGATTGAAAGTTTCAGCTTACACATATAACCCATTGATTTGTGGCTATTGCAAGAAGGGATTGATTGTTGAGGCATTACGTTTTGAGGAGGAGATGGTAATTAGAGGAGTTAACCCAACTGTGGCAACTTATAATACGTTAATGTATGGCCTCTGCATGTTGGGAAGCATGGTGGATGCTAGACAGCGGTTTTCTGATATGTTAAAGAAGAATGTGATGCCAGATGTAGTTTCATATAATACTCTAATATATGGGTATTGTAGGTTGGGGGATATTCGGGAGGCTTTTCTATTGTATAGTGAGTTACGATGGAGGAATCTTGCTCCTACTGTTATTACCTATAATACTCTTATAGATGGTCTTTGCAGGTTGGGGGACTTGGATGTAGCTCAGcagataaaaaatgaaatggtCAACCAAGGTATTCGCGCTGATGTTTTCACTTATACGATTCTGGTGAATGGGTCTTGCAAGATGGGAAATTTGGCAATGGCTAAGGATTTCTTTGATGAGATGTTGCAAGAAGGATTGAAGCCAGACCGCTTCGCATACACAACTCGGATAGTGGGTGAACTCAAACTTGGTGACACATTAAAGGCATTAAGTATGCAAGAAGAGATGCTAGCTGTGGGGTTCCCTCCTGATTTGATCACATACAATGTTTTCGTAAATGGGCTCTGTAAGTTGGGCAATTTGGAAGAAGCAAGTGACTTGTTGCAGAAAATAGTTCGTGATGGTCTTGTTCCCGATCATGTGACATATACTAGCATCATTCATGCTCATTTGGAAAATGGACAACTTAGGAAAGCCAAAGAGTTATTCAATGAGATGCTGAGTAAAGGCATATCCCCTTCAGTAGTGACATACACGGTACTAATTCATGCGCATGCGGGTAGGGGGAGTCTAGAACTGGCATATATGTTTTTCTTGGAGATGAAGGGGAAGGGTGTTTTGCCCAATGTGATCACCTACAATGCTCTGATAAATGGTCTTTGCAAAGTTAGGAGAATGGAGCAggcttacaaaatttttgcgGAGATGGAAGAAAAAGGAATACTTCCAAATAAGTATACCTACACTATTTTAATAAGTGAGAACTGCAACATGGGCAACTGGCAGGAATCTTTGAGATTGTATGTAGAGATGCTGGATAGACAAATTCAGCCTGATTCTTGTACACACAGTGCACTTCTAAAACAGCTAGACAAAGATTACAGATTGCATGCAGTCCAGTACCTTGAGAGTTTAATTCTAGGTAGCAAAGAAACTTCTGAAGTGAGGACTTGA